TCTCCATTAACCACTCGGACACCGACCCATTTGTCTCACGATTTACAATCTTAACAGCAAGTTTTAGAAATCGCAAGGGGTTTTGAAAAATTATTTTGTAGAAACCGAGTTTTTTAGGAAACTCGGTTTCCCTCGCCTAACTCAGAAGTTCACCTGTTTCTTGCAAGGAATGCAAGCGGCGGTAAATACCCTCGTGGCGCAAAAGTTCATCGTGGCTACCGACTTCCACAATTCTTCCTCGATCTAGAACGACAATCTTGTCAGCCTCCCGCACTGTACTTAGACGGTGAGCAATGATGATTGTGGTGCGAGTTCCTTGAATCGATCGCATCGCTAATTGAATAGAACGTTCAGACTCGTAATCTAGGCTGGAGGTAGCTTCGTCGAAAACTAGCACGTCTGGTTCTACCAGCAACGCTCTCGCAATTCCCAAGCGCTGTCTTTGTCCACCAGATAATCTCACACCACGTTCGCCGACAACGGTGTAATAACCTTGGGGTAGGTTTTGTACTACTTCATCGACTCTGGCAATCTTACAGGCTTCCTGAACCTGCTCAAAAGTGGCGTTTGGTCTGCCATAGGTAAGATTGTCTAACAATGTGCCGTTGAAGACATCGACTTCTTGGTGAACGATCGCTAATCTTCTTCTGTAATTACCTACATCCAAGGTGCGAATATCTTGACCATCAATCAGAATTTGACCTGATTGGGGTTCAAAATACCGCAGCAATAGCTTCACAAAAGTAGACTTACCAGAACCAGAACGACCAACTAACGCTACTGTTTGGTACGGTTCAATCAATAAGTTGATATCTTCTAAAACTAGACGGTTGGCATCATACCCAAAACTTACGTGAGATAACTCTATTTTTCCAGTAAATTGATAAGGTGATGCTGCCTGATTTTCTACGTTTAATAAACCATCTGCATCAGATCCAACTGGCTCTTGCAAAAATTCGTGAAACCGGAGCATCGAAGAATAACGACGGGCAAAAACTTCTGCCAGGTTACTGATAGGTTCCAATTCAGCATAAGCCATGCTAGAAAGAGTTAAGGTCATGACAAAATGACCAAGGGAAATCTTACCGCCGACGGTTGCTGCTAAAGTTAAACCCAGGATGGTAAACACACAAAATTGAATTAAAGCTTTCTGCCAAGTCAGCAGGTTAATATAACCTTTATGGATGCGATAATCAACTACTGTTAGCTCTCGATCTAATCGTTGTTTTTGCCGCTTTAGTTCTTTTGCTTCTGTAGCAAATGCTTTCACGGTTTTGATATTAGTGATCAGCTCGGAAGTACGACTTTCGGTGTTTTCCATGTACTTATCCAAACGGCTTTCGTACCAAATCAGCCGTTTTAAATCTCTCAAAGTAAAGCTGAGAATAATTACAAAGGAAATGAGATATAAAGTTGCAATCCGCCAATCAATTAACAAGATGATCGCGAAAATTCCCAGAACTCGCATTAGTTTGGGAATTAACTGTCCGGCAATTTCAGGATATGTCCACGTGTGGTTTGCAACACCTCTTGCTACTCTACCAGCAATACGCCCAGGATTATTTTCATCATAAAATTCTAGTGGGAGAGTAAGAATTTTCGCGATGGCTGCTTGGCTTTTTTCTCGACGTGCTCTTAATGGTATATCCCAGTGAAACCAATTAGTTAACCAAGGTTGTGTTGGCGCTTTGACAACGGTGACAATAAAAATGATGCCCAGTAAGACACCCAAGGATAAGTGTTGATTAACTGGGTAATTAATGAGGCTAGAAAAAGTTGCGATCGCACTTTCCAATGGTTTGTCTAACGGTTGACCAGACAAGACATTTAAAATTTGTCCAATGGCATAAGGTACAACCAAATCAATAATTTCGTAAATGCTGGATGCTGCAATACTGAATATACTCAGCCCCCAGTAGGGACGAAAATAATGTAAAATATCTCGAAATTTGGCCATGATGCACTCTTTCCCAGAGCCTATGCTTTGAGCTTGGAATCTTTATACTACATACGTATTACATTGTAGTCAAGCTCTATCGCTCCAAATCATCCTTAGGGAGTAGTTAGCAATTGCGAAGGAAAAAATTCTAGGCGATAGCGATAAAGCGCAACGGGTTTAGAGCCTGCTGTAAAGTAATCTGGATCTTGAGGTGAAAGGTAAACCGCAGTAACTTGATCCGCTTCTATGGCTGGATGAGATGTAGAAAGTTGGTGGTAGGCTGTTGTAGATTCTACAGTGTTGAAATAAGGGCGAGAACCACCTTTAAACAGTTGTTGAAACACTTCTGTGGTGATGAATTTTCCATCGGAAGTAGTTTCTGTGGCGCGTGCGGTAACAACAGAAACTAGTTGCCGTTCTCCACGTAATAAAGTAATTTGGCGATTAGGCGAATTGGGATCTACTTTTACAGATAGCACAGTTTCATCTCCTAAATAAGCCCGTGCCAAATTCAAGCTATTAAAAGCTCTATCAGCTATTAAAATGTTTGCTTTGTTATCTATCTTAGGGAGGATTTTTAATCCAGATGTAGGCAATTTTTCGGGAATAAATCTGACTAAAAAACTTATAGGTTGATTTAGTTGTTTGCGGTTCGCTTCAAATCCAGGTGTAACTATATCTGGTGCTAAAGGTGCAACTAAATCTACTAATTTACTTGTAACCTGCCAATTACCTGCCATCCACTGAGGATAAGCTAAATCTCCTGAAGCCGATTGCAAGTCCCTTATTTTTTCCCATTGTGGAAAATTAGCCAACTTTTGAGACAATTCCCCCGCAGTTGCATTCCCATTCCACCCAAATAGCAACAAAGCCATCAAACACAAATGCCAAATCACCTTCATCGCCAGCAATTTATTGTTTAACAAGTAAAAATTTATCTATAGAACTATTGTGTTGCATTTTTTTGACAGTGCCAATTTGAGATTTTGTAAAAATTTACCACGAAGGTAAACTCTCAAGTCATCAATCTAAAATCCTGTTAGTAGTAGGCTCAAATGGCAAAAATGCAAGCAAGTATCAATCATCAGTTTTCAGACAAGTCACTATGCATATAGTTAAGCAATTTATCTAGTATTATGTAATACATAAATTTATGTACAAAAAAATAATGAATTACTGTTTGAAAAGTAAATTAATAATAGTGTACAATCCGTTAAAATACTGATCGACTAATTTTCGGGTGCAGAATACCTGGTGCAATTGCTTTGTGAATTGCATCATTGCTGAAAATATTTACTACCAAAATTCTCAAAGCAGACTAGAACTACTGATGTGCTTCCAGAATATATTTGCACTCTTGATATCAGTGTGGGCAATTCCTATTGTTTTCACGCTTATAGAAGGCAGCTCTTTTATTATCCCAACGACTAGAGAAGTATTATCCTTGCGGAGGTTGAGATGGAAATCCTACGCATTGCGATCGCAGGTAGCGTAGGTGCAGGGAAAACGAGCTTTATTCGCAATATCAGTGAAATTGAGGTCGTTGATACCGATAAAAGAAGCACAGATGAAATAGCGCTATTCAAGGATAAAACCACGGTAGCGTTGGATTTTGGGCTGCTTACCATAGTACCTAATCAATTACTTTACCTTTACGGCACACCAGGACAACCCAGATTTGACTTTATGTGGGACATCCTGATTCGCCAGGTTCAAGCTTGCATCGTACTTGTAGATGCGCACCGCCCAGAACATTTACACTATGTAACTCAGATTCTCAACTTTTTTAACCAAAGGGTGCAAATTCCCATACTGATCGGGCTAACTCATATGGATTGTCCGAATGCGGGGAAACCAGAAGATATTGCGATCGCTTTAGGATTGCATAATTCAAATAAAAAATCACCCCTCATCGTTGTGAATCCTACTCAAAAAGCTTCAATTATTGAGGCTTTAAAGGTACTTATCTCCGAAATGGTAAAACCTTCAATATTGTAGTCAGCAGATAAGCCTCAATGCATTTGGGCAATATCCTCAAGCTACTTCCAAGGAAATTTAGCCAAATGTTTGTGAATGGCAAAACCGCAAATTTGCCAATAGATTCCCAGACAAACGATCGCCAATTTTTACCAACAATTATTCAGGAAAAACCCATGATTAACATTTCAATGTTACAACAGGTTTTACAAGAATTTGTTAGCGGCACACCTAATATTCAAGGTGCAGCTTTAGTCAGCCCTGACGGTTTAGCGTTAGCTTCGGTACTACCTGCTGAGATGGATGAAGACCGGACTGCGGCTATGTCAGCAGCTATGCTTTCCTTAGGCGAACGTATAGGTAGTGAATTAGTTCGCGGGACTATCGATCGGATTGTGGTTGAAGGTGAAAAAGGCTTTGGGATTGTAGTTAGTTGTGGCCCCGATGCTGTTTTATTAGTGTTAGCTAACGCTGCTGTTAAACAAGGCTTATTATTTCTTGAAGTTAAACGCGCCGTTGCTCAAATTGCGCCTTTAATGGCTTAGTTAATCAATTTTGTATTTGGAATTTTAGATGGAAAAATCTCAAATTCTGTCAATAGATTTTTGACTTTGAAATCTGGATATTTGTGAAAATTGTGGAGAATAATTGTTAATGTTGCGTCCTACTTTAGGAGATTTTAGCAGTATTGTCTGTTTTAAAGCAGCAATTGCGGGTATGGAAGAAGCCTTAGGGGAAAAAGCCACTGCGATCGCTTTGACTGCGGCTGGTCGTACTCGTGGTAAACACCTAGCACAAGAATTAGGCTTAGTAAACACAAGCTTGTCTTTAGATGATGTAGTCTATAAACTCGGATTAGCTTTAGGAAAAGATGGTACACGCTTGTGTATTATTGAGCAAGTCCAGCAAGAAGGCGATGTTATCAAGATTCTTACCTCAGAAACTTTATGCTGTGCTGGAGAAGCTCAAGGTTCTAACCGTAAATGTACTTATACATTAGGTGCTATTTGGGGAGCGCTTGAACTGGCATTTGGTAAGCGTTTTGTAGGCAAACATACGGAATCTGTGCTACATGGTAGTAGTCATGATGTATTTGAGTTTACTGAATTGAGTTGCAATAAAAAATGAAGTAGCGCATGAGGATTTATGCGCTATACCCAATTCCCTTGCTTAAATTTCGGCTGGTAAAGGTTCCCAAACTTCTCCATACTTATCTTTAAGAGCCTGCCAAGTTTCCACCTGGCCTGGTTCATATTCTCCTGGCTTACCCCATTGCAGGAAGAAACTTAAAGCAGGCTCCTGTTTCTCATCCAAAAACCGGATAGCATAAGTTGTAAAGTTACCTCTTTTCGCTTCGCCCGTTTCAAATTTCACTTGTGTAATTTTGTCCATATTCAAGTGAAACTCAAAATCTTCAGCGTGCATATTTGCATATTTACCCTTGGGTATTTCTGCATAAAATAGTTTTTCTACCTTGCTTCTTACTTCTAAGACACCAGCGCTGCTAGTGACTATTAAACGCAAAGTTCCTAAGTTTTCGCAAGCTGTTAAAAATTCTTTTAATGTTGTGGTCATTTGTAATTTGTCCTTTGTCATCTGTCATTTGTTCTTGGAGATTAACCAATGATTCTTGATTATTTCTCGTATTGTTCGTATGCAGCGACGATGCGCTGAACTAGGGGATGACGCACGACATCTTTTTGAGAGAATTCACAAAAAGCAATGCCTTCAACGTTTTTGAGAACGTGTAAAGCTACTGCTAAACCTGATTGTTGGTTTAGGGGTAAATCAGTTTGTGTCATGTCACCTGTAATTACCATACGCGAACGGAAGCCCAAACGAGTCAAAACCATTTTGATTTGAGCAGGTGTGGTATTTTGGGCTTCATCAACAATGACAAAAGCGTTATTTAGGGTGCGTCCCCGCATATAAGCTAGTGGTGCAACTTCAATTACACCACGTTCCATTAAATTGGGCACTTTTTCTGGATCGATGAATTCATTGATCGCATCGTAAAGTGGGCGGAGATAGGGATTAACTTTCTGCTGTAAATCTCCAGGTAAAAAACCGAGTTTTTCGCCAGCTTCAACGGCAGGACGAGTTAAAATCAGCTTTTCAAATTGGTTGGCGAGGAGTGCTTGGACAGCGACAACAACAGCGAGAAATGTCTTACCAGTTCCCGCAGGCCCGGTGCAGAAAATTAGGTCGCGCTTGCGTAGAACATCGATATACTGTCGTTGTCGAAAGGTTTTGGCACGGATTTCTTCACCGCGTCGAGTTCTGGCGAGGATATCTCGCTGTAAATCTTGCAGTTCCCCTTCTCGATGCGTATCTAGGGCTTGACGAGCTGTGGAAATGTCGGCACTAGAGATAGTGTTACCTTTAATCCAGATGTCTTCAAGCGATCGCACTAATCGCGAAGCTAGATCGATTTGCTTTGGTGTGCCGGAAATATGTAAGTCCTGTCCGCGTAGTACTAAGCTAGCCCCTGTTTGCTGGGATAGGAGTTTGAGGTTTTCTTCTCCATCGCCAGCTAGAGCGATCGCGCTGGGAATATTCGGCAGCTCAATTTTCAACGACTCTGCCATAGTAATTTTTTAATATATAAGAAGTATTTAGAATATTTCAGCAAAATTATGAAAAATTTTCTTGTTGAACTATGCTTTTAATTTATTTGTGCCCCTATACTCGCCTTCAGGGGAAAAGTAGAGACACGAGCGATCGCATCTCTACTTTGTTTAGGTTTGCTCTCAAAATAGTTTCAAACCTAAGATTGCCCAATTAATACAAGTTAACCGCATTCATCAAAGACACTACTATAACTTAGTAGCGGACACCTTTGCGTGCGGCTTCCTCTTTGCGCTTGCGTCGTAAGCTAGGCTTTTCATACCTTTCCCGACGTCTGACTTCGGACAAAATTCCGGCTTTTTGAATTTTCTTTTTAAAACGTCTAAGAGCTGAGTCAATTGACTCGTTCTCACCTAAACGAACTTCGGCCACTCCCTGGTTTCACCTCCTGACAGAGATTGTTCAGAGTTACATATAATTATCGCTAACTACAAGCAATATGGCGATCGCTTCTCTTGATGAGAAACACCCATCTGTTCAATCCTCAAAAGGATTTCGAGCATTTTATCTTAACGCCACTGATGCCAGATTACCAAATTTAGTTGGTTTTGCATCATTCCCATTTACTAGTATGTCTGGGCGGAGAGGAAAACGCCCAGACTGGTTATCAAGTTTCAACCTAGCGGGTACGGGGTTTAGCGATCGGCCTGGGTGTGTTGTTTCCGTTTCCACGTCGTTCTCTTGATTTGGGCGGCGGTAATCGCTCTTCCCGTTCTTCATCAAAAGATGCGCCTTCTCGTGAGGCGCTACTGCCATAGATATCCAGATATACTGATTGTCCAGCCAATTCGGCCGCTGCGGCAATTACCGTGCGAATCGCCTGTATATTGCGTCCTCCCCGACCAAACACTTTCCCTTTATCTGCGCTGTCAAAAGCAATGCGAATCCAAGCCTTTTGAAGGCTCTGAGAAATTTCACAATCGACGCTTAAAGACGCTGGTGACTCTAAAAACGGCTGTATTAAAAACCTTACCAACCCCTCGTAATTGGGGCTGGCTGTGGAGGATTTTTCGGCACTATGATGCGGCTGTTGTGGCACTGACCTGTTCAAAAACATTGGCTTTTACGAGGATGCGACGGACTGTGTCAGTCGGTTGAGCGCCTTGTTGTAGTCGCTTAACGATGCCGGGAACGTCCAATCTTACTTCATCCGTTCTGGGGTTGTAGAATCCCAGTTCTTCTAAGGGACGACCATCGCGGCGAGCGAGGCTGTTAATAGCTATGATGCGGTAACTCGCTTCCCGCTTTTTACCGTATCGCTTCAAGCGCAGTTTGATCATGATTGAAGAATCGTTCTCCTGTTTCGTAGATATGATTTGAGGTCAACAGTCAAAAGACTTTTTTAGTTATAGCTTTTGACTTTCATCAAGAAGCAACCTAACTCTGCTGTTGCCAAGAAAGTAAGGCTGAACTTCTTTTAGGCACAATTTTCCATCCTGGAATGCTAATTTTAGCACTTCCTGAGCATTAATTGCTATTGGTCAATGGTCATTTGTCCTTTGTCAGTTGTTTAAGCTAATGACTAATGACAATTGACTCTTGATTAAAGATTCCCGAAGCCTTTCTTTTTTTTCTCTTTCTTTTTCTTTTTCGCGGCTGGGTTGCCAGTGTAACCTCGCCATCCGGGGGCGGCGGGACGATTGCCTGCTCCGGCGAAGGCGTTGCCCATACCACCACCGAACATTCCGGGCATCCCGCCAAATTGACCTTGACCCATTTGCTGCATAAGCGATCGCATTTTCTGGAAATCAGCAACTAATTTACTCACGTCGGACTCTTTGTAGCCAGATCCAGTCGCAATCCGTCGCCGTCTGCTAGGAGAACTCGCTAATAAATCCGGGTCGTGACGTTCTTGGCGGGTCATGGAGTTAATCATGGCTTCACAGCGTTTTAGCTGGGTTTCTCCATGCTTTAGCTGGTCATCGGAAAGCTTATTCATTCCGGGAATCATCTTGATGATCCCACCCAGCGATCCCATGTTTTTCAACAGGCGCAGTTGCTTGAGAAAGTCGGTGAAGTCAAACTTCGCTGACAGGATTTTCTCCTGCATTTTCTCGGCATCTGCCAAGTCAATTTCTTCCTGGGCTTTTTCTACCAAGGTCAAGACATCGCCCATACCCAAAATCCGCGATGCCATGCGGTCTGGGTAAAATGGTTGCAGCGCCTCGACTTTCTCGCCTACGCCCACAAACTTAATAGGCGCACCGGAGATTTGACGTACTGAAAGTGCAGCACCACCACGGCTATCACCATCTAGCTTGGTAAGAATTGCTCCAGTAATCCCGATTTGCTCGTGAAAGGTACGGGTAAGATTTGCGGCTTCCTGACCAGTCATGGAGTCCACAACTAGTAAGGTTTCGTGAGGCTGAACTGTTGCTTTAATCTGGGCTAGTTCTGCCATCATGTCTTCGTCAATTTGCAGACGCCCAGCAGTATCGATGATTACCGTATTCACGCCTTCTGCCCTTGCGCGTTCTACACCTTGGCGGGCAATTTCTACTGGGTCGGCGTCGCTTCCCAGTTCAAATACAGGTACATCAATTTGCTTACCTAAAGTTATGAGCTGATCGATCGCGGCTGGGCGATATACGTCTGTGGCGACTAACAAGCAGCTGCGGTCTAATTTACGTAGATGTAAAGCTAACTTAGCAGTAGCGGTAGTTTTACCAGTACCTTGCAACCCAGCCATCAGCACAATGGTAGGTTCTCCCTGCACTTCTGCGAGGGGAACATTTTCCTCCCCCATCACCTGCACCAGTTCATCGTAAACAATTTTGATGAACTGTTGGTCAGGTCGCACGCCAGCGATCACCTCAGATCCCTGTGCCTTGGCTTCGACTTCGGTAATAAAATCTTTGACTACCTGGAGGTTGACATCTGCTTCCAACAAAGCGCGGCGAACTTCTCGCAAAGCGTCTTGAATGTTGGATTGAGAAATTTTATCTTGTCCGCGGAGTTTCTTCCAGGCAGATTCTAAACGATCGGCTAATGCATCAAACATAATTTCGATTACAGATAGTAAGCCAGTAGGAATTTTGGGTAGAGTTTGAACGTGCTATTTACCAGCTTAGTAGTTTTCCCACCGACTTGAGCAACCTGATACTTATCTGTGTTGGGGTGGTAAACCGTCCTTTGTCTGTAAATTTTGATTTTTATGGACAAAACCACAGATAAACACAAATAAATTATCTGTGGTTGCAAAATCAGGAAGCAATCAGTTCCTCCACAGCACTAGCTTGATTTGGTAACGCGGCTGTTAACACTTCGCTACCATCTGCTGTAACTAAAACATCATCTTCGATGCGGATTCCGCGCACATCGGCAAACTGTGATAAACGCTTCCAATCGACAACATTCTGATACTTGGAACTTTGTTTAGCCTCATTTAAAATTGCTGGGACTTGATAAAACCCAGGCTCAATTGTAACTAGCATTCCGGGACGCAGGGGACGATTTAAACGCAGGTAGCCTAAGCCAAAGCGATCGCTTCTTGTGCGCCCTTCTTCATATCCTGCTAAATCGCCTAAATCCTCCAGATCGTGAACATCCAAGCCGAGGAGATGTCCAATACCGTGAGGGAAAAACAAAGCGTGGGCATCTAGTTCTACTAAATCTTGGGCATTTCCTTTTAAAATTCCTAAATCTACTAAACCTTCAGCAATAACTGTGGCAGCTAAAAGATGAATATCGCCATACTCAACACCAGGGCTGATTTTGGCAATACAAGCATCATGGGCTGCTAGCACAACATCATAAATATCTCTTTGGGTAGATGTAAACTTACCGGAAACTGGCCAAGTACGGGTAATATCTGCTGCCCACCCCATCTCAGTTTCAGCACCAACATCAGCTAGCAGTAAATCGCCTGGTTGCAGTGGATGGTGATACTGCTCGTTGTGCAAAACTTCGCCGTGGACGGTGACAATACTGTTATAAGAAGTAGTCATGTTATGGGCAATGATTACACCTTCCATCGCCCCACGAACTTCTGCTTCTCGTTTAGCTTTGGGCGTTGCTGCCATACCCACTTTATGTGCTTCCACACTCACAGCTGCTGCTTTGCGTAACTCAGCTAATGCACCTTCGTCATGAGAGAGGCGTAAGGCAACAACAACCTTAGCTAACTCTAAATCAATTCCTTGGGGTGGATTTTGTGGTAAAACCCATCTATTTAATAGCTGTGATTGCTTTGTCCAAGTAGCCGCATCCTGCACGGCAATTGTCGCTGCTTCTGCTACCAAAAACTCTAATTCTGCCATTGGTTTAGTAGCATCTGCCCCAATAATTTGGGCAATTTCCTCACGCTTGGGCATTTCTCCATGCCAAAGGGCGCTGCTAGGTTGCGGATCGTCCATGAATAACTCTAGCTTTCCGCCTTCTAAGCGAATTGCCGCATTGGGCAAAGGGAGTCCAGCAAAATAGAGGAAATGGCTATTAGCGCGAAATGGATATGCATTAGCAGCAAAATTGCGTGGACTGCTGCTTCCTGACCAAAGAATTACGGGAAAATCAATTAGTTGAGCTAGTCGTTGTCGCCGTTGACGTAAAATATCAACCAGAGAACTATAGGCGTTGTGGATAACCATAAATAGAAACTCAAACGCTTTTATTTAATCTTTATCTTCATTGTCTTTATCATTTTTCTCGTCGTTCTCATCTTTACCGTCATTATCTTTTTTGTCGTCGTCATCTTTGTCGTTCTGCTTAACCTGTTGAGGATTTCGGGTAGGTTGATTTTCGTACTGTTCTTTTTGTTGCTCAGTTTGATTGAGTGGGTTCTGTACTTCAGTACCGCAACTAACTAATCCTGAGGAAATTATTACTAAGTTAATAGCAGCAAAAATAACACCAGCGATCTTTATCCTCAAGTTTTGGTTCTGATTTATCATTGCCCGAACCTTTAAATGCTAGGTTTGCTCATTTCTGATATGGTAACTAAATTAAGAATCTAAAATAGTCGATGGTTGTTTATTATTGCGCGATCGCCTAAAAGCTATCAAGCCAATAATGCGATCGCTTTATGTCAGTCTGAAGCTTTTTAATCCCTGTGCAATTCTGCGTTAACTACTGAGTCAAATACAATTAAATGGGTATTATTAGGTACTAACTTCCGCAAAATCTGTAAATAACCGTCTGCATCTTGCCGTCGATGAAACCTAGCAACTACTATTGTTTGCATATTTGGTAGCTGCCGAACAATACACCAAGGATGAGTATTTGATTTTGGCTGCAACGTTGATATCATATAGCAATCCTTCCCACTAAGTGGGATGCGTGAATAATAGCGATCGCTCTGTTAGTTTTCCAGGCTCATCGGGCGATCGCTTTTGATGTTGTTGATCTTTAAGGTGGAGTTCCACCTGATATTAATTATTAAAAGGTGGAATCCCGCCTTTGTCAAGATGAAAAAATGGGGCTAGTTAGACTAAAAATTAGAGAACTTGCAGCAGAAAGAAGTTGGACAATCAAAGAGGTGGCTGAACGTGCCAATGTCAACT
The genomic region above belongs to Calothrix sp. NIES-2098 and contains:
- a CDS encoding ABC transporter-related protein, which encodes MAKFRDILHYFRPYWGLSIFSIAASSIYEIIDLVVPYAIGQILNVLSGQPLDKPLESAIATFSSLINYPVNQHLSLGVLLGIIFIVTVVKAPTQPWLTNWFHWDIPLRARREKSQAAIAKILTLPLEFYDENNPGRIAGRVARGVANHTWTYPEIAGQLIPKLMRVLGIFAIILLIDWRIATLYLISFVIILSFTLRDLKRLIWYESRLDKYMENTESRTSELITNIKTVKAFATEAKELKRQKQRLDRELTVVDYRIHKGYINLLTWQKALIQFCVFTILGLTLAATVGGKISLGHFVMTLTLSSMAYAELEPISNLAEVFARRYSSMLRFHEFLQEPVGSDADGLLNVENQAASPYQFTGKIELSHVSFGYDANRLVLEDINLLIEPYQTVALVGRSGSGKSTFVKLLLRYFEPQSGQILIDGQDIRTLDVGNYRRRLAIVHQEVDVFNGTLLDNLTYGRPNATFEQVQEACKIARVDEVVQNLPQGYYTVVGERGVRLSGGQRQRLGIARALLVEPDVLVFDEATSSLDYESERSIQLAMRSIQGTRTTIIIAHRLSTVREADKIVVLDRGRIVEVGSHDELLRHEGIYRRLHSLQETGELLS
- a CDS encoding roadblock/LC7 family protein, whose amino-acid sequence is MFVNGKTANLPIDSQTNDRQFLPTIIQEKPMINISMLQQVLQEFVSGTPNIQGAALVSPDGLALASVLPAEMDEDRTAAMSAAMLSLGERIGSELVRGTIDRIVVEGEKGFGIVVSCGPDAVLLVLANAAVKQGLLFLEVKRAVAQIAPLMA
- a CDS encoding PhoH family protein yields the protein MAESLKIELPNIPSAIALAGDGEENLKLLSQQTGASLVLRGQDLHISGTPKQIDLASRLVRSLEDIWIKGNTISSADISTARQALDTHREGELQDLQRDILARTRRGEEIRAKTFRQRQYIDVLRKRDLIFCTGPAGTGKTFLAVVVAVQALLANQFEKLILTRPAVEAGEKLGFLPGDLQQKVNPYLRPLYDAINEFIDPEKVPNLMERGVIEVAPLAYMRGRTLNNAFVIVDEAQNTTPAQIKMVLTRLGFRSRMVITGDMTQTDLPLNQQSGLAVALHVLKNVEGIAFCEFSQKDVVRHPLVQRIVAAYEQYEK
- the rps21 gene encoding 30S ribosomal protein S21 encodes the protein MAEVRLGENESIDSALRRFKKKIQKAGILSEVRRRERYEKPSLRRKRKEEAARKGVRY
- a CDS encoding ribosomal protein S16; amino-acid sequence: MIKLRLKRYGKKREASYRIIAINSLARRDGRPLEELGFYNPRTDEVRLDVPGIVKRLQQGAQPTDTVRRILVKANVFEQVSATTAAS
- a CDS encoding signal recognition particle protein; protein product: MFDALADRLESAWKKLRGQDKISQSNIQDALREVRRALLEADVNLQVVKDFITEVEAKAQGSEVIAGVRPDQQFIKIVYDELVQVMGEENVPLAEVQGEPTIVLMAGLQGTGKTTATAKLALHLRKLDRSCLLVATDVYRPAAIDQLITLGKQIDVPVFELGSDADPVEIARQGVERARAEGVNTVIIDTAGRLQIDEDMMAELAQIKATVQPHETLLVVDSMTGQEAANLTRTFHEQIGITGAILTKLDGDSRGGAALSVRQISGAPIKFVGVGEKVEALQPFYPDRMASRILGMGDVLTLVEKAQEEIDLADAEKMQEKILSAKFDFTDFLKQLRLLKNMGSLGGIIKMIPGMNKLSDDQLKHGETQLKRCEAMINSMTRQERHDPDLLASSPSRRRRIATGSGYKESDVSKLVADFQKMRSLMQQMGQGQFGGMPGMFGGGMGNAFAGAGNRPAAPGWRGYTGNPAAKKKKKEKKKKGFGNL
- a CDS encoding peptidase M24; its protein translation is MVIHNAYSSLVDILRQRRQRLAQLIDFPVILWSGSSSPRNFAANAYPFRANSHFLYFAGLPLPNAAIRLEGGKLELFMDDPQPSSALWHGEMPKREEIAQIIGADATKPMAELEFLVAEAATIAVQDAATWTKQSQLLNRWVLPQNPPQGIDLELAKVVVALRLSHDEGALAELRKAAAVSVEAHKVGMAATPKAKREAEVRGAMEGVIIAHNMTTSYNSIVTVHGEVLHNEQYHHPLQPGDLLLADVGAETEMGWAADITRTWPVSGKFTSTQRDIYDVVLAAHDACIAKISPGVEYGDIHLLAATVIAEGLVDLGILKGNAQDLVELDAHALFFPHGIGHLLGLDVHDLEDLGDLAGYEEGRTRSDRFGLGYLRLNRPLRPGMLVTIEPGFYQVPAILNEAKQSSKYQNVVDWKRLSQFADVRGIRIEDDVLVTADGSEVLTAALPNQASAVEELIAS